A genomic segment from Spinacia oleracea cultivar Varoflay chromosome 3, BTI_SOV_V1, whole genome shotgun sequence encodes:
- the LOC110802482 gene encoding U-box domain-containing protein 33-like produces MGVEFVQFDQLIVPDEYHCPISKEIVKDPVISSTGRNSGNENFIWENARSQLPPNVRVVEMSMNDSWFCDSRPTALMMDAIRIGVMTFLFQGRLIYPSCGYGFRSPLKAVTQSEVNQELERQEVEEMLDDCIKMYALKQVPSEKICIEKESITDGILELISELGIQKLVMGAGSNSRFLRIKPKPTSEQSNEVLNKAPDFCHIWFVYKGRLIYTREATKQLITAI; encoded by the exons ATGGGTGTTGAATTCGTTCAGTTTGATCAGTTGATTGTTCCTGATGAATATCATTGCCCCATTTCTAAAGAAATTGTGAAGGACCCTGTTATTTCATCTACTGGAAG AAATTCTGGGAATGAAAACTTTATA TGGGAAAATGCAAGGAGTCAATTGCCTCCAAATGTTAGGGTTGTGGAAATGAGTATGAATGATTCCTGGTTTTGTGATTCAAGACCTACT GCGTTGATGATGGATGCTATAAGGATTGGAGTCATGACATTCTTGTTTCAAGGAAG ATTGATTTACCCCTCTTGTG GGTATGGTTTTCGATCTCCTTTAAAGGCGGTCACACAATCGGAGGTCAATCAAGAATTGGAAAGACAAGAGGTTGAAGAAATGTTAGATGActgtattaaaatgtatgccCTTAAACAG GTTCCCTCTGAGAAAATATGCATTGAGAAAGAGTCTATAACTGATGGAATTTTGGAACTCATATCTGAATTGGGGATACAGAAATTGGTGATGGGTGCAGGATCTAACAGCAGATTTTTGAG GATAAAACCAAAACCCACCTCAGAACAGTCTAATGAAGTCCTTAATAAAGCTCCTGATTTCTGTCATATCTGGTTTGTATACAAGGGTCGTCTAATATATACAAG GGAAGCCACGAAGCAACTGATCACCGCCATCTAG